In Synechococcus sp. PCC 6312, one genomic interval encodes:
- a CDS encoding winged helix-turn-helix domain-containing protein produces the protein MTEVEKQQVLDWLKQQNYWNLEELEEYILETFNVVYSVKSSHYNFLHKAGLSCQKAQVTHPLKDRDQVALKKEICQYL, from the coding sequence TTGACAGAGGTTGAAAAACAACAGGTACTTGATTGGTTAAAGCAACAGAATTATTGGAATCTTGAAGAGTTAGAGGAGTATATTTTAGAGACATTTAACGTTGTCTATTCTGTAAAGTCTAGCCATTATAATTTTTTACATAAAGCGGGCCTATCCTGTCAAAAAGCACAGGTCACTCATCCCTTAAAAGACCGAGATCAAGTTGCTTTAAAAAAAGAGATTTGCCAGTATTTATAA
- a CDS encoding transposase produces the protein MKNIKERQTYYGAINYVTGHLIVKPYSSGNSQNMIQFLKGIKAIHPNQKVIVIWDGAAYYSSHDFRNYLHQVNEDKPEQEWPIRCIKLAPYVPKQNPIEAVWSQVKNFLRNMCHLLKTFKITKWLFELFLSHFVLHSSHVNMYGTFS, from the coding sequence ATCAAAAATATAAAAGAGAGGCAAACATATTATGGTGCAATTAACTATGTCACAGGTCACCTAATTGTAAAACCTTATTCGAGTGGAAATAGCCAGAATATGATTCAGTTTCTCAAAGGGATAAAGGCGATTCATCCCAATCAGAAAGTTATTGTGATTTGGGATGGTGCAGCATATTATAGCAGTCATGATTTTCGCAATTATTTACATCAAGTCAATGAAGATAAGCCAGAACAAGAATGGCCTATTCGCTGCATCAAATTAGCCCCATACGTACCGAAACAAAATCCGATTGAAGCAGTGTGGTCGCAAGTTAAAAACTTCTTGAGGAATATGTGTCACTTATTAAAGACGTTTAAGATTACTAAATGGCTGTTTGAATTGTTTTTAAGCCATTTTGTTCTCCATTCTTCTCATGTTAATATGTATGGTACGTTCTCATGA
- a CDS encoding J domain-containing protein produces the protein MPAKPLAPHILAEIERLHRDHGYDPQILQTFAHLVLAKPPKPPKEPKSPTVKPPTVKPLTVTQLKQALYKKFNVTSTAALRKSGKFQMATDGMDALNYAIKATWEQLYRDLIGTLPDEEHQAGPECINGVNIFNYFRPWQVFNLDPQTATEKDIKDAYYRLSKTYHPDNTETGNRRIFERLEQMYRSLNQAP, from the coding sequence ATGCCTGCCAAGCCCCTCGCCCCGCATATCCTTGCCGAAATCGAGCGGCTGCACCGGGATCATGGCTACGACCCCCAAATCCTTCAAACTTTTGCCCACCTAGTCCTCGCCAAACCCCCCAAACCCCCAAAGGAACCCAAGTCCCCCACTGTCAAGCCCCCCACTGTCAAGCCCCTCACCGTCACCCAACTCAAACAAGCCCTTTACAAAAAATTCAACGTCACCAGCACCGCCGCCCTCCGCAAAAGCGGCAAGTTTCAGATGGCCACAGACGGCATGGATGCCCTCAACTACGCCATCAAAGCAACCTGGGAACAGCTTTACCGAGACCTCATTGGCACACTCCCCGACGAAGAACACCAAGCCGGCCCTGAGTGCATCAACGGCGTGAACATTTTTAACTACTTCCGTCCCTGGCAAGTCTTCAACCTAGACCCTCAAACTGCCACCGAAAAAGACATCAAAGACGCATACTACCGCCTCAGTAAAACCTACCACCCCGACAACACCGAAACAGGCAACAGACGCATCTTTGAACGCCTCGAACAGATGTACCGTAGCCTCAATCAAGCCCCATGA
- a CDS encoding helix-turn-helix transcriptional regulator, protein MNENARERLICLLQKEQRTRNMSQRELAKEFGISYTAIQNWYNRTHFPSVLSLEKIAKATGQSHSDLMEYLEGAAQFNEDTIIRQLSRLPKASLAKVMEKGLEYLTVA, encoded by the coding sequence ATGAACGAAAACGCACGCGAACGGTTAATTTGTCTGCTACAGAAAGAGCAGCGCACACGGAATATGAGTCAGCGGGAACTCGCAAAAGAGTTCGGGATTTCCTATACAGCAATACAAAACTGGTACAACCGCACCCACTTCCCCAGCGTTCTCAGCCTTGAGAAGATTGCAAAAGCAACCGGACAGTCCCACTCAGATCTGATGGAATACCTGGAAGGTGCAGCACAGTTCAATGAGGACACCATCATTCGGCAACTTAGCCGTTTACCAAAAGCCTCTCTAGCCAAGGTAATGGAGAAGGGGTTGGAGTACCTCACTGTTGCCTAA
- a CDS encoding helix-turn-helix domain-containing protein, whose product MHPEDIKAELRKKGFTGASIARNLGLTRSTVSSVVRRKGRSAKVEVEISRILGKPVEEIFPEIPLDRLFLKSN is encoded by the coding sequence ATGCACCCAGAAGATATTAAGGCTGAATTACGGAAAAAAGGCTTTACTGGAGCGTCAATCGCCAGAAACCTGGGACTGACAAGGAGTACAGTTTCTTCTGTCGTCAGGCGCAAAGGGCGTTCTGCCAAGGTTGAGGTTGAAATTAGCAGAATCCTGGGGAAGCCCGTAGAGGAAATTTTCCCTGAGATTCCGTTGGATCGTCTTTTTTTGAAATCGAATTAG
- a CDS encoding DNA-binding protein, whose amino-acid sequence MWFSAQELTGLPGLPGTVQSINQKAKREGWQFRNRSGKGGGKEYHVSSLPTEAQARLLELENTPIYKEKTDELCGSALPGFDSVLCGADGDFVDSHCDFTSRLLTEAPKDKKTRQAEARQQILLTLQDYLTRQNAVGLGRVRYCRQAFVDAYNDPLAPKGELRLPWWVYGEVKSISYQTLYSWELKRDVAGVSGLARKQGKRTTTIEATPELKQACLDLLLAHPDISVVGMWHEMCERFEDCPSLPTLRRFVRGWKAENSDIFDFADSRKGWRNRHMKAFGSYRATRFNQRWEIDSTLADIVWELDDGFGGFQRYALVVAVEVYSRMARVLVCRTSNSLAIAAILRECLIDWGVPESVKTDNGKDYLSRHILNILSVLGIEHKKCVPFNPQQKPYVERFNHTLNHGAAMVLHPRYLGHDVVTRQKIRSRELWPEKAKRKGDESEIEVVRINKSLRQMQCFIEEWLIDYHNTPHEGLGQIRDGAGNLRHLTPYEAAANQPAKRIENVRALDVLMMPAPQGGYRATAGKKGIRVGNLPDGTPAYYWHECLVEVGRRFERVFVKLDPNPALIHLFDSEDCTEYLGVCECYEISGNDPMPGIIATRRAEKESRKLVAAARLSRRRLEKTELTPGREVALLKGQGEIHETPALKAAANLQPARNTTVIGIGPIKESAPLPLPNPGAPRLEREVVIPRVLNQWYAGEPVDPVELAFVGRQFELNRGGVTLVECLVRDREDFFKFRRWVLAQLSEGIQQTG is encoded by the coding sequence ATGTGGTTTTCCGCCCAAGAGCTAACTGGATTGCCGGGACTCCCTGGCACTGTTCAGAGCATTAATCAAAAAGCCAAGCGAGAGGGCTGGCAGTTTAGGAACCGGTCTGGCAAGGGGGGCGGGAAGGAGTATCACGTTTCTAGTTTGCCAACTGAGGCCCAGGCCCGGCTTTTGGAACTCGAAAACACACCTATATATAAGGAGAAAACCGATGAATTGTGTGGAAGTGCTTTACCAGGCTTCGATTCTGTGCTTTGTGGTGCTGACGGCGATTTTGTTGATTCGCATTGTGATTTTACTTCGAGACTATTAACCGAAGCGCCCAAAGACAAGAAAACCAGACAAGCCGAGGCTCGGCAACAGATCCTCCTGACGTTGCAGGACTATTTGACTCGGCAAAATGCGGTCGGTTTAGGCAGAGTGCGCTATTGCCGCCAGGCCTTTGTGGATGCCTATAACGATCCCCTGGCCCCCAAGGGAGAACTGAGGCTGCCCTGGTGGGTGTATGGCGAGGTCAAAAGTATTAGCTATCAAACCCTTTACTCATGGGAGTTGAAGCGGGATGTGGCGGGGGTTTCAGGGTTAGCCCGGAAACAGGGTAAGCGAACTACAACCATTGAAGCTACCCCGGAACTGAAGCAGGCCTGCTTGGATTTGCTGCTGGCTCACCCAGATATTTCGGTGGTGGGGATGTGGCATGAGATGTGCGAACGGTTTGAGGATTGCCCTAGTTTGCCGACATTGCGGCGGTTTGTCCGGGGTTGGAAGGCAGAAAACAGCGACATTTTTGATTTTGCAGACTCACGGAAAGGCTGGAGAAACCGACACATGAAGGCGTTTGGGAGCTATCGGGCAACTCGGTTTAACCAACGTTGGGAGATTGACTCCACCCTGGCTGACATTGTTTGGGAGTTGGACGACGGGTTTGGCGGCTTCCAGCGATACGCCCTAGTGGTGGCCGTGGAGGTCTATTCCCGGATGGCCAGGGTATTGGTTTGCCGAACCAGTAACAGTTTGGCGATTGCGGCGATTTTGCGGGAGTGCCTAATTGATTGGGGTGTGCCGGAGAGCGTCAAAACCGATAACGGAAAGGATTACCTGAGTCGTCACATCCTTAATATATTGAGTGTTTTGGGGATTGAGCATAAGAAATGTGTGCCATTCAATCCGCAGCAAAAACCATACGTCGAAAGATTTAACCACACGCTGAATCACGGTGCGGCGATGGTGCTGCACCCCAGATATTTGGGCCATGACGTGGTGACTCGGCAGAAAATCAGAAGCCGGGAACTGTGGCCGGAGAAGGCAAAGCGGAAGGGGGATGAGAGCGAGATTGAGGTGGTGCGGATCAATAAGAGTCTGCGGCAGATGCAGTGCTTCATTGAGGAGTGGTTGATTGATTATCACAACACCCCCCACGAAGGCCTTGGGCAAATCCGAGACGGGGCGGGGAATTTACGGCATTTGACCCCCTACGAAGCGGCGGCAAATCAACCGGCCAAGCGAATTGAGAATGTCCGGGCGTTGGATGTGTTGATGATGCCTGCACCCCAGGGTGGCTATCGGGCGACGGCTGGGAAGAAGGGGATCCGAGTGGGAAATTTGCCCGATGGGACTCCGGCTTATTACTGGCACGAGTGCTTGGTGGAGGTGGGACGGCGGTTTGAGCGGGTGTTTGTGAAGCTCGACCCGAATCCGGCGTTGATTCACCTGTTCGACAGTGAGGATTGCACCGAGTATCTGGGGGTTTGCGAGTGTTACGAAATCAGTGGAAACGACCCAATGCCGGGGATTATTGCGACGCGGCGGGCTGAGAAAGAGTCCCGAAAACTGGTGGCGGCGGCGCGGTTGTCTCGGCGGCGGCTGGAGAAAACAGAACTGACCCCAGGCCGGGAGGTGGCGTTGCTCAAGGGGCAGGGTGAAATCCATGAGACTCCGGCTCTGAAGGCGGCGGCGAATCTGCAACCTGCTCGGAACACCACGGTGATTGGGATTGGCCCGATTAAGGAGTCTGCGCCGTTGCCGTTGCCCAACCCTGGGGCCCCACGCCTGGAGCGGGAGGTGGTGATTCCCCGTGTGTTGAACCAGTGGTATGCCGGGGAGCCGGTTGATCCGGTGGAGTTGGCGTTTGTGGGGCGGCAATTTGAGCTGAATCGCGGCGGCGTGACGCTGGTTGAGTGTTTGGTGCGTGACCGGGAGGATTT